A section of the Phaseolus vulgaris cultivar G19833 unplaced genomic scaffold, P. vulgaris v2.0 scaffold_29, whole genome shotgun sequence genome encodes:
- the LOC137817294 gene encoding cell division cycle 5-like protein has protein sequence MRIMIKGGVWKNTEDEILKAAVMKYGKNQWARISSLLVRKSAKQCKARWYEWLDPSIKKTEWTREEDEKLLHLAKLMPTQWRTIAPIVGRTPSQCLERYEKLLDTACVKDENYEPGDDPRKLRPGEIDPNPESKPARPDPVDMDEDEKEMLSEARARLANTKGKKAKRKAREKQLEEARRLASLQKKRELKAAGIDIRKRKRKRKGIDYNAEIPFEKRPPSGFFDVTDEDRPVEQPKFPTTIEELEGKRRVDIEAQLRKQDIAKNKIAERQDAPSAILHANKLNDPETVRKRSKLMLPPPQISDQELDEIAKLSYAGDLIGSQELAEGNSATRALLANYAQTPGHGATPLRTPQRTPAGKGDAIMMEAENLARLRESQTPLLGGENPELHPSDFSGVTPKIKDIQTPNPMLTPSATPGGAGLTPRIGVTPSRDGSFSMTPKGITLRDELHINEDRNMLDSSKLELHRQADMRRSLQYGLGSLPQPKNEYQIVMEPVQEDTEEPEEKIEEDMSDRIAREKKEEEARQQALLRKRSKVLQRELPRPPAASLELIRNSLMRIDGDKSSFVPPTSIEQADEMIRRELLTLLEHDNAKYPFDDKVNKEKKKGVKRAANGSAVPVIEDFQEDEMKDADKLIKEEAQYVCAAMGHENEPLDEFIEAHRTCLNDLMYFPTRNAYGLSSVAGNMEKLAALQNEFENLRNKLDDGNEKMVRFEKKVLVLTQGYEMRVKKSLWPQIEATFKQMDIAATELECFKALQKQEQLAASHRIHNLWAEVQKQKELEKTLQNRYGSLIKELEKVQNIMDRCRLQAQEIEANNHALESTEITETTHKTDVQGTENREVVPHSEENGNALARDGTADQQVDIVQDQATSSPSYDMDVDSHKMQTIHDTDVKFTNASPAAGNVAQKMDGTSTTEGNADNGEAMPEMGGIVETSSLNHGVFADAVNPRDSSLEESNAVGEETN, from the exons ATGAGGATTATGATAAAGGGCGGTGTTTGGAAAAACACCGAAGATGAAATCCTGAAAGCGGCTGTCATGAAATATGGTAAGAACCAGTGGGCTCGAATCTCTTCACTCCTTGTTCGCAAATCTGCCAAGCAATGCAAAGCTCGCTGGTATGAGTGGCTCGATCCCTCCATAAAAAAA ACTGAGTGGACTAGAGAAGAGGACGAAAAGCTACTTCATCTTGCCAAGCTTATGCCCACTCAATGGAGAACAATTGCTCCAATTGTGGGCCGCACCCCTTCCCAGTGTCTTGAGCGGTATGAGAAGCTCCTTGATACAGCCTGTGTGAAAGATGAGAACTATGAGCCTGGTGATGATCCTCGGAAATTGCGTCCTGGGGAGATTGATCCAAATCCTGAGTCAAAACCTGCACGACCTGATCCTGTTGATATGGATGAAGATGAAAAGGAGATGCTTTCTGAAGCACGAGCCCGGTTAGCCAACACGAAGGGAAAGAAAGCAAAAAGGAAAGCTAGGGAGAAACAGCTTGAGGAAGCCAGGAGGCTTGCTTCTTtacaaaagaagagagaatTGAAGGCTGCAGGAATTGATATTAGGAAGCGGAAGAGAAAGAGGAAAGGAATAGACTACAATGCGGAAATTCCATTTGAGAAAAGGCCTCCTTCAGGCTTTTTTGATGTTACGGATGAAGATAGACCAGTGGAACAGCCCAAGTTTCCTACTACAATTGAAGAACTTGAAGGTAAAAGGAGGGTTGATATTGAGGCACAATTAAGAAAGCAGGACAtcgcaaaaaataaaattgcagaaaggcAAGATGCCCCATCTGCCATATTGCATGCCAACAAGCTGAATGACCCAGAAACAGTAAGAAAGAGGTCAAAATTGATGCTTCCACCACCCCAGATTTCTGACCAGGAATTGGATGAAATTGCAAAGTTGAGTTATGCTGGTGACCTTATAGGGAGTCAGGAACTTGCTGAAGGTAATAGTGCAACACGGGCACTTCTGGCTAATTACGCGCAGACACCTGGTCACGGAGCGACTCCTCTCCGAACCCCTCAGAGAACACCAGCTGGTAAAGGAGATGCTATTATGATGGAAGCTGAAAATTTGGCCAGGTTGAGGGAGTCTCAAACACCATTGTTAGGAGGAGAGAACCCGGAGTTGCATCCTTCAGATTTTTCGGGTGTCACCCCTAAGATAAAAGACATTCAGACACCAAATCCAATGCTGACACCTTCTGCAACTCCTGGAGGTGCAGGTCTCACTCCTAGAATTGGCGTGACACCATCAAGAGATGGTTCTTTTAGCATGACACCAAAGGGAATTACTCTTAGGGATGAGCTACATATTAATGAGGACAGGAATATGCTTGACAGCTCTAAACTTGAGCTACATAGACAGGCTGATATGAGGAGAAGTTTGCAATATGGTTTAGGAAGCCTTCCACAGCCCAAAAATGAGTACCAAATAGTGATGGAACCAGTTCAAGAAGACACAGAAGAGCCCGAGGAGAAGATTGAAGAGGATATGTCTGATAGAATAGCTagagaaaaaaaggaagaagaggcaagacAACAGGCATTACTTAGAAAACGATCAAAAGTCCTTCAGCGGGAACTTCCTAGGCCTCCTGCTGCATCATTGGAGCTCATAAGAAATTCCTTGATGAGAATTGATGGGGACAAAAGTTCGTTTGTTCCACCAACTTCTATTGAACAAGCTGATGAGATGATTAGAAGGGAGCTTCTAACTTTACTGGAGCATGACAATGCTAAGTATCCCTTTGATGATAAAGTGAATAAGGAGAAAAAGAAAGGAGTCAAACGAGCCGCAAATGGGTCTGCCGTCCCTGTGATTGAAGATTTTCAGGAAGATGAAATGAAAGAT GCTGATAAGTTGATAAAGGAAGAGGCCCAGTATGTTTGTGCAGCAATGGGACATGAAAATGAACCTCTCGATGAATTTATTGAAGCACACAGAACCTGTCTCAATGATCTCATGTACTTTCCTACTCGTAATGCGTATGGTCTTTCTAGTGTTGCCGGGAACATGGAAAAACTAGCAGCTTTACAGAATGAATTTGAGAATTTAAGAAACAAATTGGATGATGGTAATGAGAAGATGGTACGGTTTGAGAAGAAGGTGTTGGTTCTCACACAAGGCTATGAG ATGAGGGTAAAGAAAAGCCTCTGGCCGCAAATTGAGGCCACTTTCAAGCAGATGGACATAGCTGCGACTGAATTAGAATGCTTTAAAGCTTTGCAAAAGCAGGAGCAATTAGCAGCATCACATAGGATACACAATCTATGGGCTGAAGTACAGAAGCAAAAGGAACTTGAGAAAACTTTGCAAAATAGGTACGGGAGTCTAATTAAAGAGCTGGAGAAGGTGCAAAATATCATGGATCGATGCAGATTACAAGCACAAGAGATTGAAGCAAACAACCATGCTCTTGAGTCAACTGAGATCACCGAGACCACCCATAAAACTGATGTACAGGGTACAGAGAATCGTGAAGTTGTACCTCACTCGGAGGAGAATGGAAATGCTCTAGCACGTGATGGAACTGCTGACCAGCAAGTAGATATTGTGCAGGACCAGGCTACTTCTAGCCCCAGTTATGACATGGATGTAGATTCTCATAAAATGCAAA